The Streptomyces laurentii genome contains a region encoding:
- a CDS encoding hypothetical protein (identified by MetaGeneAnnotator; putative;~sequence version:1), whose protein sequence is MGDEQAVPARTVATRAAVRQAMAEVAAGTDPAPRDTALPDTTPADTALSGTGLSGTGLSDTAAARAVPGAVDPGWAAARPPTLADAAAVRLAAADLAAGRVVVHGFAHGYALTARADREVIARAGRLTGRPDGRPCAVTTVPSAIRGLFDWSRLPATLPRRQIWALIDELYELGPFGFRGPAAERVPGHLTAEADGVPRTVRVIAPGRHCPSNAFLTAALTRTGAGLLFVTAAHRPGEPPYGCGESARAGFGGEPDVRVLAHADDAAARLRHPFHAPAPVPVSVIAFHRAAGHGRADLPVLTLERAGSLSEDHIRSLAARNGFALSPAPGAVRAGG, encoded by the coding sequence GTGGGCGACGAACAGGCGGTGCCGGCCCGGACAGTGGCGACTCGGGCGGCCGTGCGTCAGGCGATGGCCGAGGTGGCGGCCGGGACGGATCCGGCACCGAGGGACACGGCTCTGCCGGATACGACTCCGGCGGATACGGCTCTGTCGGGTACGGGGCTGTCGGGTACGGGGCTGTCGGATACGGCCGCGGCGCGGGCCGTTCCCGGGGCGGTGGATCCGGGGTGGGCGGCCGCACGCCCGCCCACCCTCGCGGACGCCGCCGCCGTCCGGCTCGCCGCGGCCGATCTGGCCGCGGGCCGCGTGGTGGTGCACGGCTTCGCCCACGGATACGCGCTGACCGCCCGCGCCGACCGTGAGGTGATCGCGCGGGCGGGACGGCTCACCGGCCGCCCCGACGGCCGGCCCTGCGCCGTCACCACCGTCCCGTCCGCCATCCGCGGACTCTTCGACTGGTCGCGACTGCCGGCCACTTTGCCGCGGCGGCAGATCTGGGCACTGATCGACGAGTTGTACGAGCTGGGCCCGTTCGGCTTCCGGGGTCCGGCCGCGGAGCGGGTGCCCGGCCATCTGACGGCCGAGGCGGACGGAGTGCCGCGCACAGTGCGGGTGATCGCGCCGGGGCGGCACTGCCCGTCGAACGCCTTCCTCACGGCGGCCCTGACCCGGACCGGCGCCGGTCTCCTCTTCGTCACCGCGGCCCACCGCCCGGGCGAACCGCCGTACGGCTGCGGGGAGTCGGCGCGGGCGGGCTTCGGCGGCGAGCCGGACGTCCGGGTCCTGGCGCACGCGGACGACGCGGCGGCCCGGCTCCGGCATCCGTTCCACGCGCCCGCGCCCGTGCCGGTGAGCGTGATCGCGTTCCACCGCGCGGCGGGCCATGGCCGGGCGGATCTGCCCGTCCTGACGCTGGAGCGGGCCGGGTCCCTGTCGGAGGACCACATCCGGTCGCTCGCCGCCCGCAACGGCTTCGCCCTGTCCCCCGCCCCGGGTGCCGTCAGAGCAGGTGGGTGA
- a CDS encoding saccharopine dehydrogenase (NAD(P) binding domain of amino acid dehydrogenase-like proteins; cl17226;~NAD(P) binding pocket [chemical binding];~Saccharopine dehydrogenase; pfam03435;~identified by MetaGeneAnnotator; putative;~saccharopine dehydrogenase [Mycobacterium smegmatis str. MC2155]) codes for MRVLLVGAGGVGTAVTRIAARRSFFEHIVVADYDLSRAEAAVAALGDGETRFSAARIDASDQAAVTALLTGERCDVLLNATDPRFVMPLFEAALSAGAHYLDMAMSLSRPHPDRPYEECGVKLGDAQFERAGAWEEAGRLALVGVGVEPGLSDVFARYAAERLFDDIEEIGVRDGANLTVDGYDFAPSFSIWTTIEECLNPPVVWEKDRGWFTTAPFSEPEVFDFPEGIGPVECVNVEHEEVLLIPRWVDARRVTFKYGLGDEFIDTLKTLRKLGLDRTEQVALPGGTRVSPRDVVAACLPDPATLGERMHGKTCAGTWVKGTKDGAPREVYLYHVVDNQWSMREYGSQAVVWQTAINPVVALELLATGVWTGSGVRGAEAFDPVPFLDLLTAYGSPWGLREQ; via the coding sequence ATGCGAGTTCTGCTTGTCGGCGCCGGCGGTGTGGGCACCGCCGTCACCCGGATCGCGGCCCGCCGCTCCTTCTTCGAACACATCGTGGTCGCCGACTACGACCTGTCCCGGGCCGAGGCCGCCGTCGCCGCCCTGGGCGACGGGGAGACCCGGTTCAGCGCCGCCCGGATCGACGCGTCCGACCAGGCCGCGGTCACCGCGCTGCTCACCGGCGAGCGCTGCGACGTCCTGCTCAACGCCACCGACCCGCGCTTCGTGATGCCGCTGTTCGAGGCCGCCCTGTCCGCCGGGGCGCACTACCTCGACATGGCGATGTCGCTGTCCCGGCCGCACCCGGACCGTCCGTACGAGGAGTGCGGAGTCAAGCTGGGCGACGCGCAGTTCGAGCGGGCCGGCGCGTGGGAGGAGGCGGGGCGGCTCGCACTCGTCGGCGTCGGCGTGGAGCCCGGCCTGTCCGACGTCTTCGCCCGCTACGCGGCCGAGCGGCTCTTCGACGACATCGAGGAGATCGGCGTCCGCGACGGCGCGAACCTCACCGTCGACGGCTACGACTTCGCGCCCTCCTTCAGCATCTGGACCACCATCGAGGAATGCCTCAACCCGCCGGTGGTCTGGGAGAAGGACCGCGGCTGGTTCACCACGGCCCCGTTCAGCGAGCCCGAGGTCTTCGACTTCCCCGAGGGCATCGGCCCGGTGGAGTGCGTCAACGTCGAGCACGAGGAGGTGCTGCTGATCCCGCGCTGGGTCGACGCCCGGCGGGTCACCTTCAAGTACGGCCTCGGCGACGAGTTCATCGACACCCTCAAGACGCTGCGCAAGCTGGGCCTGGACCGTACGGAGCAGGTGGCCCTCCCCGGCGGGACGCGGGTGTCGCCGCGCGACGTCGTCGCCGCCTGTCTGCCCGACCCGGCCACGCTCGGCGAGCGGATGCACGGCAAGACCTGCGCGGGCACCTGGGTGAAGGGCACGAAGGACGGGGCGCCGCGCGAGGTGTACCTGTACCACGTGGTCGACAACCAGTGGTCGATGCGCGAGTACGGCTCGCAGGCCGTCGTCTGGCAGACCGCCATCAACCCGGTCGTCGCGCTGGAACTGCTGGCCACCGGCGTCTGGACCGGCTCCGGCGTGCGCGGCGCGGAGGCCTTCGACCCGGTCCCGTTCCTGGACCTGCTGACCGCGTACGGCTCCCCGTGGGGTCTGCGCGAGCAGTGA
- a CDS encoding arsR family transcriptional regulator (ArsR family transcriptional regulator [Streptomyces himastatinicus ATCC53653];~Arsenical Resistance Operon Repressor and similar prokaryotic, metal regulated homodimeric repressors. ARSR subfamily of helix-turn-helix bacterial transcription regulatory proteins (winged helix topology). Includes several proteins that appear to...; cd00090;~dimerization interface [polypeptide binding];~identified by MetaGeneAnnotator; putative;~putative DNA binding site [nucleotide binding];~putative Zn2+ binding site [ion binding]), with the protein MGHGTNAGDSATTRERLDTVGAADVAATLQALATPSRLYILARLREGPSSVGELAAAVGMEPSACSHQLRLLRNLGLVTGERHGRSIVYALYDNHVAELLDQALYHVEHLRLGVRDLPAELAAGAPAE; encoded by the coding sequence ATGGGCCACGGAACGAACGCCGGAGACAGCGCCACCACCCGCGAGCGCCTCGACACGGTCGGCGCCGCCGATGTCGCCGCCACGCTCCAGGCCCTCGCCACGCCCTCGCGCCTGTACATCCTGGCCCGGCTGCGCGAAGGGCCGTCCTCGGTCGGCGAGCTCGCGGCGGCCGTCGGCATGGAGCCCTCGGCCTGCTCCCACCAGCTCCGTCTGCTGCGCAACCTCGGCCTCGTGACCGGCGAGCGGCACGGCCGCTCGATCGTCTACGCCCTGTACGACAACCACGTCGCCGAACTCCTCGACCAGGCGCTCTACCACGTCGAGCATCTGCGCCTGGGCGTCCGCGACCTGCCCGCCGAGCTCGCGGCGGGAGCGCCGGCCGAGTAA
- a CDS encoding tetR family transcriptional regulator (Bacterial regulatory proteins, tetR family; pfam00440;~TetR family transcriptional regulator [Streptomyces griseus subsp. griseus NBRC13350];~Tetracyclin repressor, C-terminal all-alpha domain; pfam02909;~identified by MetaGeneAnnotator; putative) — protein sequence MPKEVVSEAARRRRKPSKAGVVLSERLYIETALRMLHEHGRDGLTVRRLGAALGADPSSLYRYFRNTDDLLLAVGDELVGRALRGWRATGDWRHDLRDLGLRIHSAYLAHPQAAILTASRVSGRANEIAADEAVIGVLRTAGLPDAEAVRVYHAFIDQALAFAALDAAALALPHTARAADEAVWQATYARLPAGTHPHIAATAPRLIARMKNSAYPTALDMLLDSAAATLARTGGVRGAGGVRGTGGVPGPGGDTV from the coding sequence ATGCCTAAGGAAGTGGTGTCGGAGGCGGCTCGGCGCCGTAGAAAGCCCAGCAAGGCGGGTGTCGTCCTCTCCGAGCGGCTCTACATCGAGACCGCCCTGCGCATGCTCCACGAACACGGCCGGGACGGACTGACGGTGCGCCGGCTCGGCGCCGCGCTCGGCGCCGACCCCAGCAGCCTCTACCGCTACTTCCGGAACACCGACGACCTCCTCCTCGCCGTCGGCGACGAACTCGTCGGCCGTGCGCTGCGGGGCTGGCGGGCCACCGGCGACTGGCGCCACGACCTGCGCGACCTGGGCCTGCGCATCCACTCCGCCTACCTCGCGCATCCCCAGGCGGCGATCCTCACCGCGAGCCGGGTCAGCGGCCGGGCCAACGAGATCGCCGCCGACGAGGCGGTCATCGGCGTGCTGCGCACGGCCGGCCTGCCCGACGCCGAAGCGGTGCGCGTCTACCACGCCTTCATCGACCAGGCGCTCGCCTTCGCCGCCCTCGACGCGGCCGCCCTCGCGCTCCCGCACACCGCCCGGGCCGCCGACGAGGCGGTCTGGCAGGCCACGTACGCACGCCTCCCGGCCGGCACCCACCCGCACATCGCCGCGACCGCGCCCCGGCTGATCGCCCGGATGAAGAACAGCGCCTACCCGACCGCCCTCGACATGCTCCTGGACAGCGCGGCGGCGACCCTGGCCCGTACGGGCGGTGTACGAGGTGCGGGTGGCGTCCGGGGTACGGGGGGTGTGCCGGGCCCCGGAGGTGACACGGTGTGA
- a CDS encoding hypothetical protein (identified by MetaGeneAnnotator; putative;~sequence version:1) — protein sequence MEPVTPAVPAITANPVARVLTPVGPDAARWRTFDGERTLVVAARTVTSLVRALDVVPEITHDDPRVTVVFAYDPTSAFNDGVLDLLRDLGCRTLPWPQLAEITPDLLLSASENIKVPPGDYPVLVLPHGVGFHKRVPDSEGPGTRLSGLVPEELLAARRAWLAVSHPDQAAQLAAAHPGTAGRTVLVGDPVLDRLLASARRRERYRAALGVPPRQRLVLVSSTWGGESLAGTRPGLPAELLAELPADEFRVALVLHPNVWSAHGAWQIRVMQRSAVEAGLIVVDPTDGWQQALVAADLVIGDHGSVTLYGAATGHPVLLGAFGSESVPGTAGHALRSAAGWLDDDGGPLRPRVEAALTGTGHAPRLAEVAARAFAEPGTALPRLRELVYELLRLAPPKRLPARGPRAFPLPPPHTARARSLLVRTTVVRDDGTAGELHVHVDRFPAGLATDPAEDDHRYWHLACDVDEPDTRLTESATVVSAASGVCAPGAAAEGVARLLADFPGARIAALPREADCLVGLRDGRTVRVAAPDGAALTDPGTAAAAVYACLRAGVPPYGTTLVLHHGPHQRRRLELEPGPREPAPATGPGRQPVASRSRTAAARGLPPSS from the coding sequence ATGGAGCCGGTGACTCCGGCGGTTCCGGCGATTACCGCGAACCCCGTCGCTCGCGTCCTGACGCCGGTGGGTCCCGACGCGGCGCGCTGGCGGACCTTCGACGGCGAGCGGACGCTGGTCGTGGCGGCGCGGACGGTCACCTCGCTCGTACGGGCCCTGGACGTCGTCCCCGAGATCACGCACGACGATCCGCGCGTCACCGTCGTGTTCGCGTACGACCCGACGTCCGCGTTCAACGACGGCGTCCTCGATCTGCTGCGCGACCTGGGCTGCCGTACGCTCCCCTGGCCCCAGCTCGCGGAGATCACGCCCGATCTGCTGCTCTCCGCCTCCGAGAACATCAAGGTGCCGCCCGGCGACTACCCGGTGCTCGTGCTGCCGCACGGCGTCGGCTTCCACAAGCGGGTGCCCGACTCCGAGGGACCCGGCACCCGGCTGTCGGGCCTGGTCCCGGAGGAGCTGCTGGCGGCCCGCCGGGCCTGGCTCGCCGTCTCGCATCCCGACCAGGCCGCGCAGCTGGCGGCCGCCCACCCCGGCACGGCCGGGCGGACCGTCCTCGTCGGGGATCCCGTCCTCGACCGCCTCCTCGCCAGCGCCCGGCGGCGAGAGCGCTACCGGGCCGCGCTCGGGGTGCCGCCCCGTCAGCGGCTGGTCCTGGTGAGTTCGACGTGGGGCGGCGAGTCGCTGGCCGGGACCCGGCCCGGGCTTCCGGCCGAGCTGCTCGCCGAACTGCCCGCCGACGAGTTCCGGGTGGCGCTCGTCCTGCACCCCAACGTCTGGTCCGCGCACGGCGCCTGGCAGATCCGGGTCATGCAGCGATCGGCCGTGGAGGCCGGACTGATCGTCGTCGATCCCACGGACGGCTGGCAGCAGGCCCTGGTGGCGGCCGATCTGGTGATCGGCGACCACGGGTCGGTCACGCTGTACGGGGCGGCGACCGGACACCCGGTCCTGCTCGGGGCGTTCGGCTCGGAGTCCGTGCCGGGGACGGCGGGGCACGCGCTCCGTTCGGCCGCCGGGTGGCTGGACGACGACGGCGGCCCGCTGCGCCCGCGCGTGGAAGCGGCCCTGACCGGAACCGGGCACGCGCCCCGGCTCGCCGAGGTGGCGGCGCGTGCCTTCGCCGAACCCGGCACGGCCCTCCCCCGCCTGCGGGAGCTGGTCTACGAGCTCCTCCGCCTCGCCCCGCCCAAGCGGCTGCCCGCCCGCGGCCCGCGCGCCTTCCCGCTGCCGCCCCCGCACACCGCCCGGGCCCGTTCGCTGCTCGTCCGCACGACCGTCGTACGGGACGACGGCACCGCCGGTGAACTCCACGTCCACGTCGACCGTTTCCCCGCCGGACTCGCCACCGATCCGGCCGAGGACGACCACAGGTACTGGCATCTGGCCTGCGACGTCGACGAGCCGGACACCCGGCTGACGGAGAGCGCCACCGTCGTGTCCGCCGCCTCCGGCGTCTGCGCCCCGGGCGCGGCGGCCGAGGGCGTCGCGCGTCTCCTCGCCGACTTCCCCGGCGCGCGGATCGCCGCGCTGCCCCGGGAGGCCGACTGCCTGGTGGGCCTGCGCGACGGGCGTACGGTACGGGTCGCCGCCCCGGACGGCGCCGCGCTCACCGACCCCGGCACGGCCGCCGCGGCGGTGTACGCGTGTCTGCGGGCCGGCGTCCCGCCGTACGGGACGACGCTGGTTCTCCATCACGGTCCGCACCAGCGGCGGCGGCTGGAGCTGGAGCCGGGCCCGCGGGAACCCGCCCCGGCCACCGGTCCCGGACGTCAGCCGGTGGCCAGCCGCTCCAGGACCGCGGCGGCCCGCGGGCTGCCGCCCTCCTCGTAG
- a CDS encoding hypothetical protein (identified by MetaGeneAnnotator; putative;~sequence version:1) yields the protein MTGRDEPDASGERGAPAEPERLPAAETRNDLSGRVEGPVAQVGVVQGSITFNYHAAAQGAEPARDRHPDQVPRPPRGFVDRHAPLAALDEAFAVGTAESGPGHCPIGVFSGLPGIGKTAAATQWAHRNRRLFPGGRLFVDFTALRPGGSGAGAVGGDVSEALAVCLRALGVHETYLPTGFAERAALYRELSGRRGRMLVVLDDVTRPAQVTALVPQGDGSALLATSTWQLGELVLDGASLLPLDVLDADSALELLAALCGPRRIADEPAAAARLVELCGGLPLALRLCAARLVTRRHLTLARLADELSDEQSRLARIAVSGAPAPTPGSPAPAPAPAREERTVSAALDLVYRDLSDLAARLYRALGRLPALSFDTAVAAAAGDWPVETAAEALGELEDAGLLTVLEDRRSTLHGLVRLHARERSVAQDPPGAVRETAGRVAGHYLRLTVRADLAVRADRLRITDPAEVLGADRDGHGPEGPYGAGPFAGADDPGRDALRWLEAERGNILAVLRTAAELGFDRPVWQTAEAFTVLFLHHRHLADWRESLELGIAAAGRDGAGAAEARLRSLLSRPLMDLGQDEPARAHLAVAERLAMESGHVVLQASVQEFAGRYWDRHDPARAIDAYRASLALNAEAGEPRGEALARYFLGCAQHAAGDSRTALTTLGRARDALLALDDRRMAARALADTGRVRAALGDPAGAVADLTEAAEVLRRGEAFHYEARIMEDLAGLAEQAGDSARARDCLRRALAVYEEGGSPRAAAVLERLATG from the coding sequence ATGACCGGGCGGGATGAGCCGGACGCGTCGGGAGAGCGGGGCGCGCCGGCAGAGCCGGAGCGTCTTCCGGCGGCCGAGACGCGGAACGACCTCTCCGGCCGGGTCGAGGGTCCGGTGGCCCAAGTGGGCGTCGTCCAGGGCTCCATCACGTTCAACTACCACGCCGCCGCCCAGGGCGCGGAGCCCGCGCGGGACCGGCACCCGGACCAGGTGCCCCGGCCGCCCCGCGGGTTCGTCGACCGCCACGCACCGCTGGCCGCGCTCGACGAGGCGTTCGCCGTCGGCACCGCCGAAAGCGGCCCGGGGCACTGCCCGATCGGAGTGTTCAGCGGACTCCCCGGCATCGGCAAGACGGCCGCCGCCACCCAATGGGCCCACCGCAACCGGCGGCTCTTCCCGGGCGGTCGGCTGTTCGTCGACTTCACGGCCCTGCGCCCGGGCGGCAGCGGGGCAGGGGCGGTCGGCGGTGACGTGTCGGAGGCGCTGGCCGTCTGCCTCCGCGCCCTCGGGGTCCACGAGACCTACCTCCCCACCGGCTTCGCCGAACGGGCCGCGCTCTACCGCGAGTTGTCGGGCAGGCGCGGCCGGATGCTGGTGGTCCTGGACGACGTGACCCGCCCGGCCCAGGTCACCGCCCTCGTGCCGCAGGGCGACGGCAGCGCCCTGCTCGCCACCAGCACCTGGCAGCTCGGCGAACTCGTCCTCGACGGGGCGTCGTTGCTCCCGCTCGACGTCCTCGACGCGGACAGCGCCCTGGAGTTGCTCGCGGCCCTGTGCGGACCGCGCCGGATCGCGGACGAACCGGCCGCCGCGGCCCGTCTCGTCGAGCTGTGCGGCGGACTGCCGCTCGCCCTGCGGCTGTGTGCCGCACGGCTGGTGACGCGTCGTCATCTCACTCTCGCGCGACTCGCCGACGAGCTGTCCGACGAACAGAGCCGCCTCGCCCGTATCGCCGTGTCCGGAGCCCCCGCGCCGACTCCCGGGTCTCCCGCACCGGCCCCGGCCCCAGCCCGTGAGGAGCGCACCGTGTCCGCCGCCCTCGACCTCGTCTACCGCGACCTCTCCGACCTGGCCGCCCGGCTGTACCGGGCCCTCGGCCGGCTGCCCGCACTCAGCTTCGACACCGCCGTCGCGGCGGCCGCCGGCGACTGGCCGGTGGAGACGGCCGCCGAGGCCCTCGGAGAACTGGAGGACGCCGGCCTGCTGACCGTCCTGGAGGACCGCCGCTCCACCCTGCACGGCCTGGTGCGGCTGCACGCCCGCGAGAGGTCCGTGGCCCAGGACCCGCCGGGCGCGGTACGGGAGACGGCCGGCCGGGTCGCCGGGCACTATCTGCGCCTGACCGTACGGGCCGACCTCGCCGTCCGCGCCGACCGGCTGCGGATCACCGATCCGGCCGAGGTGCTCGGGGCGGACCGCGACGGCCACGGTCCCGAAGGCCCGTACGGCGCCGGCCCGTTCGCGGGCGCCGACGACCCCGGCCGCGACGCGCTGCGCTGGCTGGAGGCCGAGCGCGGCAACATCCTCGCCGTCCTCCGTACCGCCGCCGAGCTGGGATTCGACCGCCCGGTGTGGCAGACGGCGGAGGCGTTCACCGTGCTCTTCCTGCACCACCGGCACCTCGCCGACTGGCGCGAGTCGCTGGAACTGGGCATCGCCGCGGCCGGGCGGGACGGGGCGGGCGCGGCCGAGGCCCGGCTGCGCAGCCTGCTGTCACGGCCTCTGATGGACCTCGGGCAGGACGAGCCGGCCCGGGCGCACCTGGCGGTCGCCGAGCGACTCGCGATGGAGTCCGGGCACGTCGTGCTCCAGGCGTCGGTCCAGGAGTTCGCCGGCCGGTACTGGGACCGGCACGATCCCGCCCGCGCGATCGACGCCTACCGCGCCTCGCTCGCGCTCAACGCCGAGGCCGGGGAGCCGCGCGGCGAGGCCCTGGCCCGCTACTTCCTGGGCTGTGCCCAGCACGCGGCCGGCGACTCCCGCACCGCCCTGACCACCCTCGGCCGGGCCCGCGACGCACTCCTCGCGCTGGACGACCGGCGCATGGCGGCCCGCGCCCTCGCGGACACCGGCCGGGTCCGGGCGGCCCTCGGCGACCCGGCGGGCGCCGTCGCCGATCTGACCGAGGCCGCCGAAGTCCTGCGCCGCGGCGAGGCGTTCCACTACGAGGCGCGGATCATGGAGGACCTCGCCGGCTTGGCGGAGCAGGCCGGCGACAGTGCGCGGGCCCGCGACTGCCTGCGCCGCGCCCTCGCCGTCTACGAGGAGGGCGGCAGCCCGCGGGCCGCCGCGGTCCTGGAGCGGCTGGCCACCGGCTGA
- a CDS encoding cation transporter ATPase ctpJ (E1-E2 ATPase; pfam00122;~Haloacid Dehalogenase-like Hydrolases; cl11391;~Mapped to H37Rv Rv3743c;~cation transporter ATPase ctpJ [Mycobacterium tuberculosis F11];~heavy metal translocating P-type ATPase; TIGR01525;~identified by MetaGeneAnnotator; putative): protein MVEEQPRPPVKGSSVMSSVLERPSRTTAGTGPVPPRRRTRILALPEARWALAALVLFLAALPLYLLDAPAWLWGPLFAATYVTGGWEPGWEGLKALKDKTLDVDLLMVVAALGAAAIGQVLDGALLIVIFATSGALEAVATARTADSVRGLLDLAPETATRLADDGTETTVPAGELAVGDVVLVRPGERIGADGRVLDGLSEVDQATITGEPMPVAKQAGDEVFAGTLNGTGALRVKVERDPSESVIARIVAMVEEAAETKAPTQLFIEKVEQRYSLGMVAATLLIFAVPLFLGAELQPTLLRAMTFMIVASPCAVVLATMPPLLSAMANAGRHGVLVKSAIVMERLGQIDAVALDKTGTLTEGTPRLTDLRPLAASDGEGPALDENTLLRYAAAAEHPSEHPLARAVVAAARARGLDLPPAEDFGSTPGTGVTATVEGRAVAVGSPARLLHGLHGPAHPAAVLAAELEEEGRTAVVVTLDGRPAGVLAIADRLRPDAALTTRALGELTGRAPVLVTGDNPRAAARLAAEAGITDVRAGLLPQDKVAAVRELQQAGARVLVVGDGVNDAPALAAAHTGIAMGRAGSDLALETADAVVVRDELAAIPAVVALSRRARAFVVQNLVIAGTFITALVLWDLIGTLPLPLGVAGHEGSTVLVGLNGLRLLADGAWRRAHPGSDR from the coding sequence ATGGTGGAGGAGCAGCCCCGCCCACCCGTGAAGGGTTCCTCCGTCATGTCCTCTGTCCTGGAGCGGCCGTCCCGCACCACCGCCGGAACCGGCCCGGTGCCGCCCCGGCGGCGCACCCGGATCCTGGCCCTGCCCGAGGCCCGGTGGGCGCTCGCGGCGCTGGTCCTCTTCCTGGCCGCCCTCCCCCTCTACCTGCTGGACGCGCCGGCCTGGCTGTGGGGACCGCTGTTCGCGGCCACGTACGTCACCGGCGGCTGGGAGCCCGGCTGGGAGGGCCTGAAGGCCCTGAAGGACAAGACGCTCGACGTGGACCTGCTGATGGTGGTGGCCGCCCTCGGCGCCGCCGCGATCGGCCAGGTCCTCGACGGCGCGCTGCTGATCGTCATCTTCGCCACGTCCGGCGCCCTGGAGGCCGTGGCCACCGCCCGGACCGCCGACTCCGTACGCGGTCTGCTCGACCTCGCGCCGGAGACCGCGACCCGGCTCGCCGACGACGGTACGGAGACCACGGTCCCGGCCGGCGAGCTGGCCGTCGGCGACGTCGTCCTCGTCCGGCCCGGGGAGCGGATCGGCGCCGACGGGCGGGTGCTCGACGGCCTGAGCGAAGTCGACCAGGCCACCATCACCGGCGAGCCCATGCCCGTGGCCAAGCAGGCCGGCGACGAGGTCTTCGCCGGCACCCTGAACGGCACCGGCGCCCTGCGGGTGAAGGTCGAACGCGACCCGTCGGAGTCGGTGATCGCCCGGATCGTGGCGATGGTCGAAGAGGCCGCCGAGACCAAGGCGCCCACCCAGCTGTTCATCGAGAAGGTCGAACAGCGCTACAGCCTCGGCATGGTCGCCGCCACACTGCTGATCTTCGCCGTCCCCCTGTTCCTCGGGGCCGAGCTCCAGCCCACCCTGCTGCGCGCGATGACCTTCATGATCGTCGCCTCGCCGTGCGCCGTCGTGCTCGCCACGATGCCGCCGCTGCTCTCCGCGATGGCCAACGCCGGGCGGCACGGCGTCCTCGTCAAGTCCGCCATCGTCATGGAACGCCTCGGCCAGATCGACGCCGTGGCCCTGGACAAGACCGGCACCCTGACCGAGGGCACCCCGCGCCTGACCGACCTGCGCCCGCTGGCCGCGTCCGACGGCGAGGGCCCGGCCCTCGACGAGAACACCCTGCTCCGGTACGCGGCCGCGGCCGAACACCCCAGCGAGCACCCGCTCGCCCGCGCGGTCGTGGCCGCCGCCCGTGCCCGCGGCCTCGACCTGCCGCCCGCCGAGGACTTCGGCTCCACCCCCGGCACCGGCGTGACCGCCACCGTCGAGGGCCGGGCCGTCGCCGTCGGCAGCCCCGCCCGTCTCCTCCACGGCCTCCACGGCCCGGCCCACCCGGCCGCCGTCCTCGCCGCCGAACTGGAGGAGGAAGGCCGTACGGCCGTCGTCGTCACCCTCGACGGGCGGCCGGCCGGCGTGCTCGCGATCGCCGACCGGCTCCGCCCCGACGCCGCCCTCACCACCCGCGCGCTGGGCGAACTCACCGGCCGCGCCCCGGTCCTGGTCACCGGTGACAACCCGCGCGCCGCCGCCCGGCTCGCCGCCGAGGCCGGCATCACCGATGTCCGCGCCGGGCTGCTGCCCCAGGACAAGGTCGCCGCCGTACGCGAACTCCAGCAGGCCGGCGCCAGGGTCCTCGTCGTCGGCGACGGCGTCAACGACGCCCCCGCCCTGGCCGCCGCCCACACCGGCATCGCCATGGGCCGGGCCGGCTCCGACCTCGCCCTGGAGACCGCCGACGCCGTCGTCGTACGCGACGAACTCGCCGCCATCCCCGCGGTCGTCGCCCTGTCCCGCCGGGCCCGCGCCTTCGTCGTCCAGAACCTCGTCATCGCGGGCACCTTCATCACCGCCCTCGTCCTCTGGGACCTGATCGGCACCCTGCCGCTGCCCCTCGGCGTCGCCGGCCACGAGGGCTCCACCGTCCTCGTCGGCCTCAACGGCCTGCGGCTGCTGGCCGACGGCGCCTGGCGCCGCGCCCACCCCGGGAGCGACCGATGA
- a CDS encoding hypothetical protein (identified by MetaGeneAnnotator; putative;~sequence version:1), with translation MRTTRAFLAPLPLIAAIAALGAGPVARAVAAEDCGGGTEIMSDEEYDLRYGTGPVLAPPAPFLP, from the coding sequence ATGCGTACGACGCGAGCGTTCCTCGCCCCCCTTCCCCTGATCGCCGCGATCGCCGCCCTCGGCGCCGGTCCCGTCGCGCGGGCGGTGGCGGCCGAGGACTGCGGCGGCGGCACCGAGATCATGTCCGACGAGGAGTACGACCTGCGCTACGGCACCGGCCCGGTGCTCGCGCCCCCCGCGCCGTTCCTCCCGTAG